From the genome of Scytonema hofmannii PCC 7110, one region includes:
- a CDS encoding type II toxin-antitoxin system VapC family toxin: MKISFIDSGVLVTAARSVGEWSEKALSILEDSEREFASSEFIKLEVIPKAVYNRQIKEVEFYETFFKTVSYWTPDLNKIVQDAYQIGNQYGFAAMDALHLAAALSIGAEEFITTEKPTKPMFRVSGINIVSILD; the protein is encoded by the coding sequence ATGAAAATAAGTTTTATTGATTCTGGAGTGCTAGTTACTGCTGCACGAAGCGTAGGAGAATGGTCCGAAAAAGCTTTATCTATTTTAGAAGACTCTGAACGAGAATTTGCATCCAGTGAGTTCATTAAGCTAGAAGTAATTCCTAAAGCTGTTTACAATCGACAAATCAAAGAAGTTGAATTTTATGAAACATTTTTTAAGACTGTCAGCTATTGGACACCGGATTTAAATAAAATAGTTCAAGATGCTTATCAAATTGGTAATCAATACGGTTTTGCTGCAATGGATGCGCTACATTTAGCTGCTGCTCTGTCAATTGGTGCGGAAGAGTTTATTACAACCGAAAAACCAACAAAACCAATGTTTCGGGTATCGGGCATTAATATAGTCTCTATTTTAGATTGA